The Theileria parva strain Muguga chromosome 1, complete sequence, whole genome shotgun sequence DNA window GAATATGTGATTAATAATATCCAATACTCCCCCAAAATCACACACTCAAACTGTCAAATCAGGTACTCAATCCCATTACTCACCTACTCTTACTCTATAACTAACTCACTAATATGATCAGATGTGTGACATTGCCTAGGGAGCACCCGGTGTTGGTGGGTGGTTTGGACGGCTATGGCACGAGACTACTGAGCGAGTCTGAATGGCGAAAACTCGGCATTAAAATGTCCAAAGGCTGGACTCACTCAGGCTACTCACCCTACGAATCACACATTCTCATCTTTCAACTGCACACACAGTAATACAGTAGTAAGGAGTAACACGTAATACAGTAGTAAGGAGTAACACGTAACACAGTAGTAAGGAGTAAGATGTAAAAGAGTAGTAAGGAGTAAGAT harbors:
- a CDS encoding Cyclin-dependent kinase regulatory subunit family protein, which encodes MLRVNLPHFQHYYTVKSICGLGNSVDNLVKFPRGEKNSINNYFKQFGVKMLSEYVINNIQYSPKITHSNCQIRCVTLPREHPVLVGGLDGYGTRLLSESEWRKLGIKMSKGWTHSGYSPYESHILIFQLHTHSKE